GGTCAGCAATCGCACGTGTGATTGCCTGACGGATCCACCATGTTGCATAGGTACTGAACTTAAATCCCTTCTGATAATCAAACTTCTCTACCGCTTTGATAAGTCCAAGGTTTCCTTCCTGTATAAGATCCAGAAACAGCATACCACGTCCCACGTAACGCTTTGCAATGCTGACTACCAGTCGCAGGTTGGCTTCTGCAAGACGCTTTTTCGCTTCTTCATCACCATCTGCCATTCTCTTTGCCAGCTCAATCTCTTCTTCTGCTGAAAGAAGCGGAACCTTACCGATCTCCTTCAGATACATACGGACCGGATCTTCGATGCTGATTCCGTCCGGAACAGACAGGTCGATCTTCTCCATATCCACTTCGTCTTCATCCGAAAGCATGATCTCCAGATCATCATCATCCACATTGGAGTCGTCATTCATCTGAAGCACATCGATCCCATTGGCCTCCAGGTACTCAAATACCTTGTCCATCTGTGTCGGTTCCAGCTCCATATCCCGGAATGCATCATTGATTTCCTGAATTTCAAGAATGTTCTTCTTTTTCTTCGCAAGGGCAACCAGATTTTTTAATTTTTCCTGAAACTTTACTACGTTCTCTTCCATGTAGTGTCCTTCCTCTCATCGCTTGTTTATATTCTATCCCTAATTAATGGAAATATGCAGTTTATGAAGGTCCTGCACTGCCTTCTTCGCATTCATAAGCCTTTGCAGCCCCTGAATGTCTGTCGGATCCAGATTCCGGGTTGCGGTTTCGATACTGTACTCCTTTACCCGGAGAATCGTCTCCTTGATCGCTTTTTCCTGCTCTCCCGCAGTCGTCAGCTCTTTGATTCTCGTATTGAAAAGTGCTGCCACCGCGCGGTGTTCCTCTTCCTCTGTAAAATAATTCATGATCTGCGCAGGATTCAGTTCTCCTTTTGCATGCTGTTCATACAGAAGTTCAGCAACTTTCCGGTACAGCTCCACCGTAAAATCCTCTGGCGTAACATAACGGCTTACCTGATCAAACAGCTCTTCCCTGTCGATCAGCCAGGTAAGCAGAATCTTCTGTGACCGGATATGACCATCCTCTTTTGGCGTTTCCTGGCGGATCGTCTGTCTCGGCTTTGTGGCCGGAGCTGCCATTCCGCTCTGGACTGCTACCTTGACAACCAGCTTCTTAAGTTCTTCGTAGCCGACGTGATAAGTCTTTGCCACCGCTTCTATGTAATTATCACGTTCAATTTCTTCTTCAAAACGTGCCAGCCTTCTCGCCGCCTCTCTGAGGAATTCCGTCTTTCCTTCCGGTGCATTCAGGTCATAACCTTTTTCCAGCATCTCAAGACCGAACATAAAGCTGTTCCTTGCTTTCCTGATCCGCTCTTCAAATGCCTCAGCTCCAAGATTCTTGATGAATTCATCCGGATCCTTGTACGGTTCCATCCGGATCACGCGGGTCGTCACACCGGCCTCCCGAAGGATCGGAGCTGCCCGGAGTGCCGCTTTAGTTCCGGCTTCATCACTGTCATAGGTCAGATAGACTTCATTCACATACCGTTTGATCAATGCTGCATGTCCTGCTGTAAGTGCAGTTCCAAGTGACGCAACTGCATTGGTAAATCCCGCCTGATGGAGCGAAATTACATCCATATAGCCTTCACATACAATAAAATACGGCTTTCTTGATGTTCTCGCCCGGTGAAGTCCGTACAGATTCCGGCTCTTATCAAAGATCAGAGTCTCCGGTGAGTTCAGGTACTTTGGCTTCCCGTCGCCCATCACACGCCCGCCGAATCCGATCACACGGTTATTCACATCCATAATCGGAAACATGACACGGTTCCAGAATTTGTCGTAAACTCCGTGCTTTTCATCGACATTTACCAGACCGGCTTTGATGATCATCTCTTCACTATAACCCTTCATCTTCAGGTATCGAAACAGATCATCACTGTATTTGCTGGAATATCCAAGTCCAAATGCGGTGATCGTCTCCTGGCTCAACTGACGGTTCTGCAGATATTCTCTTGCCTGCCTTCCGCCCTCCGTCTTCAGCTGCGCATAATAATACTTGGCCGCCAGCTTGTTCATCTCAAGCAGCGCACTTCTCGTATCTGCTCTTTCTTTCGCTTCTTTTGAATATTCCTCTTGCGGAAGCTCCACACCGGCACGCTGTGCCAGAAACTTGAGTGCTTCTACAAAAGAATAATTCTCATACTCCATAATGAAGGTAAATACATTCCCTCCCGCTCCGCAGCCAAAGCAGTAATACATCTGCTTATCCCTGCTCACAGAAAAAGAAGGAGATTTCTCACTGTGAAACGGGCAAAGTCCGAAATACGAACTCCCCTGCTTCTTCAGCTTCACATATCCGGAAATCACATCTACGATATCATTTTTCGATCTTACTTCTTCTATAATCTCATCTGAATAATACATTATGTCCTACACCTTCCTGGCAGGGTTCGCGCACCTTGCGCAACCCCTACATAATATATATTCGACAAAACTTTTTTATTTCCTTTAAAATTTCCAAGATTGTGGAATAAAAATTTCTTCAAACTTTTTCACGGCAAAATTATCCGTCATTCCTGCTATGTAATCACACACTGCGATCTCCGGCATTTCCCCCTTCTGCAGCTGTTTCAGATACTGCTCCGGCATCTTTTCCATGTGCGTTTCATAATAAGAATACAGATCTTCGATCATTCGGATTGCTTTGTCCTCTTCGCCCTTTGCAAGTGGATTCTCATAAACATGGGTAAACATATATGCCCGCAGCTCCATCAATGCTTCACGGACTTCCTCTGACATGCAGATCTTCGGTTTGTCCATGCTGTTTACGATCACATCATGGGTAAGTGTGTTCAAACGCTCTCTTTTACTGTTGCCCAGAACTTTTCGCAGCTCTTTGGGCAGTTCCTCTTCATTCATGATCCCCGCCCTTACTGCGTCATCAATATCATGGTTCACATAAGCAATCTTATCAGACAGTCTGACGATCTGCCCTTCCAGTGTCGCAGGCATTCCCGCACTTTTGTGGTTTCGGATTCCATCGATCACTTCCCAGGTCAGGTTCAGTCCCTCCCCCTGTTTCTCCAACACCTCTACTACACGGACACTTTGTTCATTGTGTTTAAATCCACACGGACACACATTATTCAGAGCTCTCTCTCCTGCATGCCCAAACGGAGTATGCCCAAGATCATGCCCCAGTGCAATTGCCTCCACCAGATCTTCATTCAGCCTGAGCGCCTTTCCGATCGTCCGGGCGTTTTGCGATACTTCCAGCGTATGCGTCAGCCGTGTCCTGTAATGGTCTCCGATTGGTAGGAGAAACACCTGCGTCTTCTGCTTCATGCGCCGGAATGCCTTACTGTGCAGGATCCGATCTCTGTCCCTCTGAAAAACCGGTCGGATGTCACACTGTGGCTCATTTCTCTTTCTCCCCCGGGAAGCCATGCTTAATGTGGCACAGGGGCTTAGATATTCCTTTTCTCTTTCTTCCATCTGTTCCCTGATTGTCATTTTTTATTTTCTCTCTTCTTTCAGTCGTTTCTCGATTGCTTCTGTCACGCATTCAAGAACTTTAATACGTGCATAGTATTTATCATTTCCTTCCACTACGATCCACGGTGCATGTGGCATAGAAGTCTTTTCCAGCATTTCTTCTACCGCCACCTCATACTGATCCCATTTTTCCCGGTTTCTCCAGTCTTCATCGGTGATCTTCCACTGTTTTTTCGGATTTTCCTGTCTGGCTTTAAACCTTCTCGCCTGCTCATCCTTGTCAATCTGCATCCAGAATTTCAGCACGATTGCTCCTGCATTTACCAGATCCTGCTCCATGGCATTGATTTCCCCATAAGCTCTCTTCCATTCTTTTTCGGTGCAAAATCCTTCAATCCTCTCTACCATCACTCTTCCGTACCAGGTTCTGTCAAATATCGCAATATGACCGGCTTTCGGCATTGCACGCCAGAAACGCCACAGATAATGATGTGCTTTCTCTGTATCACTCGGTGACGCTGTCGGATTCACCACATATCCCCTCGGATCCATATGTGAAGTCAGACGTTTGATCGCACCACCTTTTCCTCCGGCATCCCACCCCTCAAAGCCAAGGACAACCGGGATTCTCCTGCGATAAAGCTCTCCATGCAGATGTTCCATCTTTTTCTGAAGCGCTTTTAAGCGTTCCTCATAAACCTCTTTTGGCATGGATTTGGAAAGATCCGTCTCTGCCAGAATGGATTCTGCTGTTTCCCTTTTCATTTCCGTTTTCTTTTCCAGACTGCCTTTTTCTTCCAGTTCCTTTCTTGCGACTGCTTCTTCCATTGCCTGGATCACCGCCTGATAAACAGCCACTTTGGCTTCTTTCTTCTTTGCAGCATTGATCACTGTCCACGGTGCGTAATCTGCATCCGTTTTCCGCAGCATCTCTTCATTGATTGCTTTATACTCTTTAAAATCATGGTTCCGCTTCAGATCGCCTTTGCTTACCCGCCATGCAGTATCCTTGGAAGCAAGCAGTTTCTCAAAGCGCTTTTTCTGTTCTTTCCGGTCAATCTTTAAAAACAGTTTGATGATCACCATTCCATCATCTGTCAGCTGTTTTTCAAACGCACGGATCGATGCAAAATCCTTTTCCAGCTCTTTTTCCGGTGTTTTTCCTTCAAAACGTTCAATCATAACTCTCCGGTACCAGCTGGTATCAAAAATCGCAATTCTTCCCTTTTCCGGGATCTTCGTCCAGAAACGCCACATAAAAGGATGCATCCATTCCTCTTCCGTTTCATTTTTTACCGCATATACTTTAAAGCCTCTTGGATCGAGTGCCTGGATCAGATTACCAATCTGAAGCCCTTTTCCTGCTGCTCCATAACCCTCAAACGCGATCATCACCGGGATTTTTTTCTCCCTGCACACTCTTTGCAGTTCTCCAAGCTGCTCTCCCAGTTCTTTTATATCCTTCATTTTTATATTTTTCTCCATAAAATGCCTCCATTTCACCAGTTTCTGCTCTTATTATCCCCAAATTCATTGATAAAACGCGCATTTAACGCATACAATTATATATCATATTACTATATTTTCTCATAATAAGAAAGTAAATTTGTAAAATCATTGAATTATTTATCTTTTCGATATTTTTTGTAATATATTGCGAATTAAAATTTCTTTTAATTTTTTGTTGACTTTGCGTTTGGAATATAGTATTATAGCTTTTGTCAGCGGCGAGCAGTTAAAAACAAAGCTCACTGAGTGATATGCGGAAGTGTCGGAACTGGCAGACGAGCAAGACTAAGGATCTTGTAGGCATTGCGCCTGTGTGGGTTCAAGTCCCATCTTCCGCATTCGGATTTATCCGAATCCGGTAATTAAATATTTTTGTGCGGAAGTGTCGGAACTGGCAGACGAGCAAGACTAAGGATCTTGTAAGCATTGCGCTTGTGTGGGTTCAAGTCCCATCTTCCGCATTATAAAAAGGGACCTCTGATTTTATCAGAGGTTCCTTTTTATAGTACCGAAGCGTGACCTGAACCCATGGTTCAGGTCTTCGCTTCGCTACGGTCGGCGCAGAGCATCCGTCCACCGGACGAACCTGGCCCCATCTTCCGCTTCCTTACCATTTATGCCTTTTTTTATTTACAAGATACAATACAATTCCACCTGCTACGATCACCATGGAGATCCACTGAGAGGTTGAGAACATCCAAGCTCCCCCTCTGTTATCATTTCTCAAAAACTCAACAAGAAATCTTCCCACACCATACAGCAGCATATATAAAAAGCCTACGTTTCCCGGTGTACCGTCTTTTTTATTCTTTCTATAATATAGAAGTAACACGATCATGATCAGGAAATCGCCCGCCGACGAAATAAGCTGTGTCGGGATCAGTTTTACACCTGCCGGAGCAAGCCCACCTTCCGGGAAGACCACACCAAATCTGGAGGTTGTCTCCCTTCCATAGCAGCATCCTGCAAGAAAACATCCGATTCTTCCAAATCCCTGTGCCATCGAAATACTTGCCACAGCGAGATCAAAATATTCCAGAAAATAAAGCTTCTTGATTCTGCAATATACAATTGCTGTCAGAAAACCGGCAATAATTCCACCATATACGACAAACCCTTCTGAACCGAGTACCGTCTTCGGATCCTTGATAAACGTCTTAAACTCCACGATCACATATAGAATTTTTGCACCTAAAAAACCGCCGATTACACCGTAAATTCCAATATCCACAATTGCTTCCTGATCCAGGCCATTCTTTTTTGCCCGATAAGAAGCCATTGCCACACAACAAAGGATACCGATTGCGATCATCAGTCCATATCCATGTATCGTAAACTTTCCTATTGAAAACAGATCAATTTTCACGCTTTTTTCTTCCTCCCTTTTAT
The sequence above is drawn from the Coprococcus comes ATCC 27758 genome and encodes:
- the rpoD gene encoding RNA polymerase sigma factor RpoD, whose amino-acid sequence is MEENVVKFQEKLKNLVALAKKKKNILEIQEINDAFRDMELEPTQMDKVFEYLEANGIDVLQMNDDSNVDDDDLEIMLSDEDEVDMEKIDLSVPDGISIEDPVRMYLKEIGKVPLLSAEEEIELAKRMADGDEEAKKRLAEANLRLVVSIAKRYVGRGMLFLDLIQEGNLGLIKAVEKFDYQKGFKFSTYATWWIRQAITRAIADQARTIRIPVHMVETINKLIRVSRQLLQELGREPTPEEIAAELDMPVDRVREILKISQEPVSLETPIGEEEDSHLGDFIQDDNVPVPAEAAAQTLLKEQLDEVLSTLTEREQKVLRLRFGMSDGRARTLEEVGKEFDVTRERIRQIEAKALRKLRHPSRSRKLRDYLD
- the dnaG gene encoding DNA primase, whose translation is MYYSDEIIEEVRSKNDIVDVISGYVKLKKQGSSYFGLCPFHSEKSPSFSVSRDKQMYYCFGCGAGGNVFTFIMEYENYSFVEALKFLAQRAGVELPQEEYSKEAKERADTRSALLEMNKLAAKYYYAQLKTEGGRQAREYLQNRQLSQETITAFGLGYSSKYSDDLFRYLKMKGYSEEMIIKAGLVNVDEKHGVYDKFWNRVMFPIMDVNNRVIGFGGRVMGDGKPKYLNSPETLIFDKSRNLYGLHRARTSRKPYFIVCEGYMDVISLHQAGFTNAVASLGTALTAGHAALIKRYVNEVYLTYDSDEAGTKAALRAAPILREAGVTTRVIRMEPYKDPDEFIKNLGAEAFEERIRKARNSFMFGLEMLEKGYDLNAPEGKTEFLREAARRLARFEEEIERDNYIEAVAKTYHVGYEELKKLVVKVAVQSGMAAPATKPRQTIRQETPKEDGHIRSQKILLTWLIDREELFDQVSRYVTPEDFTVELYRKVAELLYEQHAKGELNPAQIMNYFTEEEEHRAVAALFNTRIKELTTAGEQEKAIKETILRVKEYSIETATRNLDPTDIQGLQRLMNAKKAVQDLHKLHISIN
- a CDS encoding deoxyguanosinetriphosphate triphosphohydrolase: MTIREQMEEREKEYLSPCATLSMASRGRKRNEPQCDIRPVFQRDRDRILHSKAFRRMKQKTQVFLLPIGDHYRTRLTHTLEVSQNARTIGKALRLNEDLVEAIALGHDLGHTPFGHAGERALNNVCPCGFKHNEQSVRVVEVLEKQGEGLNLTWEVIDGIRNHKSAGMPATLEGQIVRLSDKIAYVNHDIDDAVRAGIMNEEELPKELRKVLGNSKRERLNTLTHDVIVNSMDKPKICMSEEVREALMELRAYMFTHVYENPLAKGEEDKAIRMIEDLYSYYETHMEKMPEQYLKQLQKGEMPEIAVCDYIAGMTDNFAVKKFEEIFIPQSWKF
- the pap gene encoding polyphosphate:AMP phosphotransferase, which codes for MEKNIKMKDIKELGEQLGELQRVCREKKIPVMIAFEGYGAAGKGLQIGNLIQALDPRGFKVYAVKNETEEEWMHPFMWRFWTKIPEKGRIAIFDTSWYRRVMIERFEGKTPEKELEKDFASIRAFEKQLTDDGMVIIKLFLKIDRKEQKKRFEKLLASKDTAWRVSKGDLKRNHDFKEYKAINEEMLRKTDADYAPWTVINAAKKKEAKVAVYQAVIQAMEEAVARKELEEKGSLEKKTEMKRETAESILAETDLSKSMPKEVYEERLKALQKKMEHLHGELYRRRIPVVLGFEGWDAGGKGGAIKRLTSHMDPRGYVVNPTASPSDTEKAHHYLWRFWRAMPKAGHIAIFDRTWYGRVMVERIEGFCTEKEWKRAYGEINAMEQDLVNAGAIVLKFWMQIDKDEQARRFKARQENPKKQWKITDEDWRNREKWDQYEVAVEEMLEKTSMPHAPWIVVEGNDKYYARIKVLECVTEAIEKRLKEERK
- a CDS encoding prolipoprotein diacylglyceryl transferase, producing MKIDLFSIGKFTIHGYGLMIAIGILCCVAMASYRAKKNGLDQEAIVDIGIYGVIGGFLGAKILYVIVEFKTFIKDPKTVLGSEGFVVYGGIIAGFLTAIVYCRIKKLYFLEYFDLAVASISMAQGFGRIGCFLAGCCYGRETTSRFGVVFPEGGLAPAGVKLIPTQLISSAGDFLIMIVLLLYYRKNKKDGTPGNVGFLYMLLYGVGRFLVEFLRNDNRGGAWMFSTSQWISMVIVAGGIVLYLVNKKRHKW